The Nitrospira tepida genome includes a window with the following:
- a CDS encoding energy transducer TonB produces MSLAPRANAVRHTHGWTTSVLVHSLALGAAFAMMTNLKPEPSPEIFHWEVSTVQAPDPQPAPEPTPPARTPQPPAPKQPPVKPVRPQPVAHPVTHVVKTIQPVQQIVRHQSVTAVQLQTPVTTSTPQSVAPVIQAVQTVERTQELVELTSAETVPVAAHSTAEVRESAEVKEVPVVSTQSASPVAKEVVTESQDVVTEPVVAAVPTRPVVSQPIVEAPATQAIEAPPVSTPTVSEVAQTAPVVQQQLSPVQEAKLVPQAVGEPTETKQVPVRSAPATKADYGWLVEALWGRVEQLKHYPHLARLNRWEGKVILRAVIKDDGELLSVDVVSSSGHAILDKDAVEILRKASPLHLKHPLGKPQVMVQVPISYSLRR; encoded by the coding sequence ATGAGCCTGGCTCCGCGCGCCAACGCGGTCCGACATACCCATGGCTGGACCACCTCCGTGCTGGTCCATAGCCTGGCCCTTGGAGCCGCCTTCGCCATGATGACGAACCTCAAGCCGGAGCCCTCCCCGGAAATCTTCCATTGGGAGGTTTCCACGGTGCAGGCGCCGGACCCCCAACCGGCACCGGAACCGACCCCGCCGGCCCGGACCCCGCAGCCCCCGGCTCCGAAGCAGCCTCCCGTAAAGCCCGTGCGGCCTCAACCTGTCGCCCATCCCGTCACCCATGTCGTCAAGACGATCCAGCCCGTCCAACAGATCGTGAGGCACCAGAGCGTGACGGCCGTGCAGCTCCAGACCCCGGTCACCACCTCCACCCCTCAGTCTGTGGCTCCGGTCATCCAAGCGGTTCAGACCGTCGAGCGAACGCAAGAACTGGTCGAGCTGACGTCGGCGGAAACGGTTCCGGTCGCGGCTCACAGCACCGCCGAGGTCAGGGAATCGGCGGAGGTGAAGGAAGTGCCGGTGGTGTCCACACAGTCTGCGAGCCCCGTAGCCAAGGAAGTCGTCACGGAATCCCAGGATGTTGTCACGGAACCTGTGGTCGCGGCGGTCCCGACCCGTCCTGTGGTTTCGCAACCAATCGTCGAGGCGCCTGCCACACAGGCGATCGAAGCGCCGCCCGTCTCCACTCCCACTGTTTCAGAGGTCGCCCAGACGGCGCCGGTCGTCCAACAGCAACTGTCGCCTGTCCAGGAGGCGAAGCTGGTCCCCCAGGCTGTGGGAGAGCCAACTGAGACCAAACAGGTCCCCGTGCGCTCGGCGCCCGCGACGAAGGCGGACTATGGGTGGCTTGTGGAGGCCCTGTGGGGCCGCGTCGAGCAATTGAAACATTACCCGCACCTGGCGCGGTTGAACCGTTGGGAAGGCAAGGTCATCCTGCGGGCCGTGATCAAGGACGACGGAGAGCTGCTTTCAGTCGATGTCGTCTCAAGCTCCGGCCATGCGATTCTGGACAAGGATGCGGTCGAGATTCTGAGGAAAGCGTCGCCGCTGCATTTGAAGCATCCGCTTGGCAAGCCGCAAGTGATGGTTCAAGTGCCGATCAGCTATTCCCTCCGTCGCTAA
- a CDS encoding ExbD/TolR family protein — protein sequence MDRELNQINVIPLVDVMLVLLVIVLTTATFITTGQIPVDLAKAKESGDKQDVPLIVTLTADGRLYLNDQPVQEEGGGLRIAMNGHPRESLVVVRADRVTILDRFVTVVDEIRGLGFRQVSLEVVKS from the coding sequence ATGGATCGTGAACTGAACCAGATCAACGTCATCCCGCTCGTCGATGTGATGCTGGTTCTGCTGGTGATCGTGCTCACGACCGCGACCTTCATCACGACCGGCCAGATCCCCGTCGATCTGGCCAAGGCGAAAGAATCAGGCGATAAGCAGGACGTCCCGCTGATCGTCACCCTGACCGCGGACGGGCGGCTGTATTTGAACGACCAGCCGGTGCAGGAAGAGGGGGGGGGACTCAGGATTGCGATGAACGGCCATCCCAGAGAATCGCTGGTGGTCGTACGGGCCGATCGCGTGACCATCCTGGACAGGTTCGTGACCGTCGTGGATGAGATTCGCGGCCTGGGGTTCCGTCAGGTCAGTCTTGAGGTCGTCAAGTCATGA
- the exbB gene encoding TonB-system energizer ExbB produces the protein MEVLKETVDYGVIGLLLALSLWCVAVAVERWLFYRQVDLTQFPNRQVFEIALTKRLVVIGTVAANAPYIGLLGTVLGIMLTFHTMGTSKTIAVSAIMIGLSLALKATAVGLLVAIPCVVMNNVLRRKVSELLTLYQVQHGS, from the coding sequence ATGGAAGTTCTGAAAGAAACGGTCGATTACGGTGTGATTGGTTTGCTCCTTGCGCTCAGTCTTTGGTGCGTCGCGGTCGCCGTGGAGCGATGGCTGTTCTATCGCCAGGTTGATCTGACGCAATTTCCAAACCGCCAAGTCTTTGAGATTGCGCTGACCAAGCGGCTGGTGGTCATCGGGACGGTCGCGGCTAACGCGCCGTACATCGGGCTCCTGGGAACGGTGTTGGGTATCATGTTGACCTTTCACACGATGGGGACCTCGAAGACGATCGCCGTGAGCGCGATCATGATCGGCCTCAGCCTGGCCCTCAAGGCCACCGCCGTCGGCCTGCTGGTCGCGATCCCCTGCGTCGTGATGAACAATGTCCTGAGACGGAAAGTCAGCGAGCTGTTGACGCTCTATCAGGTCCAGCATGGATCGTGA
- a CDS encoding ABC transporter ATP-binding protein, with the protein MSMTSASDSVSPRDRPTNKATEEGQSADRLPVLELRHVSCAYETGKPAITDVSLTVGAGDIVCLLGPSGCGKTTTLRAIAGFEPIAAGEIYLAGRLVSSPSVQVPTEQRGVGMVFQEYALFPHLRVADNIAFGLTKLAGGQRKARVTTMLELTGLAGFEHRYPHELSGGQQQRVALARALAHDPVVLLLDEPFSNLDPDMTSKMRQELHGLLKRTKTTTILVTHDHEEAFAIADRIAVLNKGRLEQLDKPEMIYHLPATRFVADFVGQADFIPGVAQDGRVTTDLGDFPNHEGFPPGTPVVVMIRPDDIRLSPDPQGKARILSRQFRGSENLYSIQLPSGHLIHSAEPSTAIYPPGTSVALQIQATHTVLFTQQDGPASQPTDRPQPPATGGTTGSRL; encoded by the coding sequence ATGTCTATGACGTCTGCATCCGACTCGGTATCGCCGCGGGACCGGCCGACCAATAAGGCGACGGAAGAGGGCCAGTCCGCCGACCGCCTTCCGGTCCTGGAGCTTCGCCATGTCTCCTGCGCCTATGAAACCGGTAAGCCGGCCATCACCGACGTCTCCTTGACGGTGGGAGCGGGAGACATCGTTTGTCTCTTGGGACCGTCCGGCTGCGGGAAAACGACGACGCTGCGGGCCATCGCGGGGTTCGAACCGATTGCGGCGGGAGAGATCTATCTGGCCGGCAGGCTCGTGTCCTCCCCGTCCGTCCAAGTGCCGACCGAACAGCGCGGCGTCGGCATGGTGTTTCAGGAATATGCGCTGTTCCCACATCTCCGCGTGGCGGACAATATCGCATTTGGACTGACGAAGCTGGCCGGCGGCCAGCGGAAAGCCCGCGTGACAACCATGTTGGAGTTGACGGGGCTGGCCGGCTTCGAACATCGCTACCCGCATGAACTCTCCGGCGGCCAGCAACAGCGGGTCGCGCTGGCCCGGGCGCTCGCCCATGATCCCGTCGTCCTGTTGCTCGACGAGCCGTTCAGCAATCTGGACCCGGATATGACCTCCAAGATGCGGCAAGAGTTGCACGGCCTGCTGAAACGGACCAAGACCACGACCATTCTAGTGACCCACGACCACGAGGAGGCCTTCGCCATCGCCGACCGGATCGCGGTCCTGAACAAAGGCCGGCTGGAACAGCTCGACAAGCCGGAAATGATCTACCATCTCCCCGCCACTCGCTTCGTGGCGGACTTCGTGGGCCAAGCCGACTTTATCCCGGGCGTCGCACAGGACGGGCGGGTGACCACCGACCTGGGAGATTTTCCCAACCACGAAGGGTTTCCGCCCGGCACGCCGGTGGTCGTCATGATCCGGCCCGACGATATTCGCCTCTCTCCGGATCCGCAGGGGAAGGCCCGGATCCTGTCGCGTCAATTCAGGGGATCGGAAAACCTGTACAGCATTCAGTTGCCGTCTGGCCATCTCATCCATAGCGCCGAGCCCTCGACGGCGATTTATCCGCCGGGAACGTCGGTGGCCTTGCAGATTCAGGCGACCCACACGGTGCTGTTCACGCAACAGGACGGCCCGGCATCGCAGCCGACTGATAGGCCGCAACCTCCGGCGACCGGCGGAACCACCGGAAGCCGGCTCTAG
- a CDS encoding ABC transporter permease, whose protein sequence is MPAAVLRRHLPSPLQLLVLLIAGALSLPLGYVLIQAATSEPALWTRLWRTRLPELLVNTGSLAVTVSAATLLLGLSLAWLITRFEFPGRPVWEWALILPLAMPTYVLAYVYSYLLSIGGPMDRLWQVVAGPESHVFAPQSLTGVTLVMTLDTFPFVYLLCRAALLNMNLSFEEVARACGVGRWPTFFRVTVPLLRPAIFAGLSLVVLYVVSDFGAVSLLRYQTLTYAVYQQMTGRYNYAAASVLSLLLVLFALVFLLTERWFRRRSRFYQTTGRFRQAARQRPGLGRRLGLLLYVGGVFALSFGIPAWLLVVWSAGALQEGVLDSRFLDFAWNSVFLSATAATGAVLLGTPVAYLSTRRPHWLNHLCLHASYAGYVLPGPVAALALLVIVMALVPAWYGSVSVLILAYILHFLPVGLQSLEPAIQQVTPNLEEVARSLGSTFWSTMKRVTLPLIRNGFFGAWILMFLQCMKELPATLLLRPVGFDTLAVRVWLEASEELYTLAAAPALLIVLFSLPALGLLVARDWRAR, encoded by the coding sequence ATGCCCGCGGCAGTCCTCCGTCGCCACTTGCCGTCGCCCCTCCAACTGCTGGTCCTGCTGATCGCAGGCGCGCTTTCCCTTCCGCTAGGCTATGTGCTGATCCAGGCCGCGACCAGCGAACCGGCCCTGTGGACCCGGTTGTGGCGGACCAGATTACCCGAATTGCTGGTCAACACCGGCTCGCTCGCCGTGACGGTGTCCGCAGCTACGCTGCTGCTCGGCCTGTCTCTCGCCTGGCTCATCACACGGTTTGAGTTTCCCGGACGGCCGGTCTGGGAATGGGCCCTGATCCTCCCGCTGGCGATGCCAACCTATGTGTTGGCCTATGTCTATTCCTACCTGCTCTCAATCGGGGGGCCGATGGATCGGCTCTGGCAGGTGGTTGCGGGACCCGAGAGTCACGTGTTCGCGCCGCAAAGTCTCACCGGCGTCACGCTCGTGATGACGCTCGATACCTTTCCCTTTGTCTATTTGCTCTGTCGCGCCGCCCTGCTGAACATGAACCTCTCCTTCGAAGAGGTGGCGCGGGCCTGCGGCGTCGGCCGCTGGCCGACCTTTTTCCGGGTCACAGTACCGCTCCTCCGCCCGGCGATCTTTGCCGGTCTCTCGCTGGTGGTCCTCTACGTCGTCTCGGACTTCGGCGCGGTGTCGCTGTTGCGCTATCAGACCCTGACCTATGCGGTCTATCAACAGATGACGGGACGGTACAATTACGCCGCCGCCAGCGTGTTGAGCCTGCTGCTGGTCCTCTTTGCGCTCGTGTTCCTCTTGACCGAACGGTGGTTCAGGCGGCGCAGCCGGTTCTACCAGACCACGGGACGATTCCGCCAAGCGGCGCGGCAGCGCCCCGGCCTGGGACGGCGGCTGGGTCTGTTGTTGTACGTCGGAGGAGTCTTCGCCCTATCCTTCGGCATCCCGGCCTGGCTGTTGGTCGTCTGGAGCGCCGGCGCGCTCCAGGAGGGTGTGCTGGACAGCCGCTTCCTCGACTTCGCCTGGAACAGTGTCTTTCTTTCCGCGACGGCCGCAACCGGCGCCGTGCTGCTCGGGACGCCCGTCGCCTATCTCAGCACCCGTCGGCCACATTGGCTCAATCATCTCTGCTTGCACGCCTCCTATGCCGGCTATGTGCTCCCCGGTCCGGTGGCGGCCCTGGCCTTGCTGGTCATTGTTATGGCCTTGGTCCCGGCCTGGTACGGCTCGGTCTCGGTGCTCATCCTTGCCTACATCCTGCATTTCCTGCCGGTCGGACTGCAGTCGTTGGAGCCGGCGATTCAGCAGGTCACCCCGAATCTGGAAGAGGTGGCCAGGAGTCTGGGCAGCACCTTCTGGAGCACCATGAAACGCGTGACGCTTCCGCTCATCCGCAATGGATTTTTCGGGGCTTGGATTCTCATGTTCCTGCAATGTATGAAGGAGCTGCCGGCCACGCTCTTGCTGCGCCCGGTGGGGTTCGATACCCTGGCCGTGCGCGTCTGGCTGGAAGCCAGCGAAGAACTCTATACCTTGGCCGCCGCCCCGGCCCTGTTGATCGTCCTGTTCAGTCTGCCGGCTTTGGGACTCCTGGTGGCGCGGGACTGGCGGGCGAGGTGA
- a CDS encoding extracellular solute-binding protein, with amino-acid sequence MSRPVCERRTLFRRLPWLWGLCIAICLQSASTTAVWAADKDKLVVYSGRAERLIKPVLDAFQSQTGIQIELLSSGTTELINRLQVEGDRTPADVLITNDAGSLERARELGLLRPLSLPEVDRAIPSQYRAADQSWIGLSGRFWVIVYNRTLVKPEDLASLLDLARPKWKDKVAIPNAGSEYLQAGVSVIKETYGDQRTKEFLAGLKQNAGTRVYGKSSQIVDAVAKGEVAAGIVNHYYIYRHLDANPSAPIAAIMPDQQAGGMGAIMNVAGMGVTKASRRLESARLLAEFLVAQSGQKLFAELNKEYPLHPDVKPDPALVSRTSFRASLVPLAKLAELREPTMALIEDVGLR; translated from the coding sequence ATGTCGAGGCCTGTTTGCGAGAGACGCACCCTGTTCCGACGGCTTCCGTGGCTCTGGGGACTCTGCATCGCGATCTGTCTCCAATCGGCCTCGACCACCGCAGTTTGGGCAGCCGACAAGGACAAGCTGGTGGTCTATTCCGGGAGAGCCGAGCGTCTGATCAAGCCCGTGTTGGACGCGTTCCAAAGCCAGACCGGAATCCAGATTGAGCTGCTGTCCTCCGGCACGACGGAACTGATCAACCGCCTGCAGGTCGAAGGGGACCGAACGCCGGCCGACGTGCTGATCACCAACGATGCGGGCAGCCTCGAACGGGCCCGAGAATTGGGGTTGCTCCGTCCGCTCAGCCTGCCCGAGGTCGACCGGGCGATTCCCTCCCAATACCGGGCTGCCGATCAGAGCTGGATCGGACTCTCCGGTCGGTTCTGGGTGATCGTCTACAACCGGACCCTCGTGAAGCCGGAGGACCTTGCCTCTCTCTTGGATCTCGCCCGGCCGAAATGGAAGGACAAGGTCGCGATTCCGAACGCCGGCAGTGAGTACCTCCAGGCCGGCGTCTCCGTCATCAAGGAAACGTACGGCGATCAGCGGACCAAGGAGTTCCTGGCCGGCCTCAAGCAGAACGCCGGCACGAGGGTCTATGGGAAAAGCTCGCAGATCGTGGACGCGGTCGCCAAAGGCGAGGTCGCGGCCGGGATCGTCAACCACTACTATATCTATCGCCACCTGGATGCCAACCCTTCGGCTCCGATCGCCGCCATCATGCCGGATCAACAGGCCGGCGGGATGGGGGCGATCATGAACGTCGCCGGCATGGGCGTCACCAAGGCCAGCCGTCGCTTGGAGAGCGCCCGTCTGCTGGCAGAGTTTCTCGTCGCCCAATCCGGCCAAAAGCTGTTCGCGGAACTCAATAAGGAATATCCCCTGCATCCGGACGTCAAGCCCGATCCTGCGCTCGTCTCTCGAACCTCCTTCCGGGCATCGCTCGTCCCCCTCGCCAAGCTTGCCGAACTCCGGGAGCCGACGATGGCCCTGATCGAAGACGTCGGGCTTCGGTAG
- a CDS encoding Fur family transcriptional regulator, which translates to MPNRSLTAKPVKEMEALRHHLSKHNLKLTRQRELILIEFLKKEHITAEEMYHQLAKKDPHLGLATIYRTLNLFCEVGFAQARHFGSQTQYDNVSHKGHHDHLICTGCGKIVEFENEDIERLQEEVASGHGFTIKTHKLELYGLCSKCRN; encoded by the coding sequence ATGCCGAATCGATCGCTTACGGCAAAGCCCGTCAAGGAAATGGAGGCGCTCCGGCACCACCTTTCCAAGCACAATCTCAAGCTTACCCGCCAACGCGAGCTGATCTTGATCGAGTTTCTGAAGAAGGAGCACATCACGGCGGAGGAAATGTACCACCAGCTTGCCAAGAAAGATCCCCACCTCGGCCTGGCGACGATTTACCGCACGCTCAACCTCTTCTGTGAAGTCGGGTTCGCGCAGGCCCGGCACTTCGGGTCGCAGACCCAGTACGACAACGTGTCGCACAAGGGCCACCACGATCACCTCATCTGCACCGGATGCGGCAAGATCGTGGAATTCGAAAACGAAGACATCGAGCGGCTGCAGGAGGAAGTGGCCAGTGGACACGGCTTCACCATCAAGACCCACAAACTCGAACTCTACGGCCTCTGTTCCAAGTGCCGGAATTGA
- a CDS encoding carboxypeptidase M32, with protein MATLSTLDPLRTQLLTIQQINSAASLLSWDMETYMPAGGGTARADQIATLQGLAHDRLVSPDIERLLGQWVDLQTGELQPCSADSWDESARSLLREVWRDFSRAKKLPSDFVVRLGRECSLAQQVWVEARTKNDFKRFLPNLTTILALKKEEAGYLGYAHSPYDALLDHYEPGSTVGQLAPLFEKLKARLVPLLKAVLASPVSIDDGVLHESYDPARQVEFGRLVLTAMGYDFERGRLDLSAHPFTTSFHPTDVRVTTRVFERDLASCLFSCIHEGGHGLYDQGLDPRHYGTPLGDTISLGIHESQSRLWENCVGRSRPFWRGFYPLLQQTFPEQLSKVPLDRFYVAINKVQPSLIRVEADELTYNLHIMLRFEIEQDLIEGRLKLEDLSEVWREKMKSYLDVVPETDAEGVLQDIHWSMGAFGYFPTYTLGNLYSVQFFNQAKQELPGLEQEIEAGRLTGLRQWLGQKIHHWGRMFTADHLVQRVTGRSLTPDPWLTYVEQKYGELYRL; from the coding sequence GTGGCAACACTCAGCACGCTTGATCCGTTACGCACACAGCTTCTCACGATCCAGCAGATCAACAGCGCGGCTTCATTATTATCCTGGGATATGGAAACCTACATGCCGGCCGGAGGCGGTACGGCTCGGGCCGATCAGATCGCCACCCTGCAGGGGCTGGCACATGATCGCCTGGTATCCCCGGATATCGAGCGGTTGCTCGGCCAGTGGGTGGATCTCCAGACCGGCGAGCTTCAGCCATGTTCCGCAGATTCCTGGGATGAGTCCGCGCGATCGCTGCTCCGCGAAGTGTGGCGGGATTTCAGCCGGGCCAAGAAGCTTCCGTCCGATTTCGTCGTCCGGCTGGGCCGCGAATGTTCCCTGGCCCAGCAGGTCTGGGTTGAAGCCCGAACCAAGAACGACTTCAAGCGGTTTCTCCCGAACCTCACGACCATCCTTGCGCTGAAGAAGGAAGAAGCCGGCTATCTCGGCTACGCCCATTCTCCCTATGACGCCCTGCTCGACCACTATGAGCCCGGTTCCACCGTTGGCCAACTGGCTCCCCTGTTCGAGAAATTGAAAGCGCGGCTGGTCCCCTTGCTCAAGGCCGTGCTGGCCAGCCCGGTGTCGATCGACGACGGCGTTCTTCATGAATCCTACGACCCGGCCCGTCAGGTGGAATTCGGCCGGCTGGTTTTGACCGCGATGGGGTATGACTTCGAGCGAGGGCGCCTGGACCTGTCCGCCCATCCCTTTACGACCTCGTTTCATCCAACCGACGTGCGGGTCACCACCAGAGTGTTCGAGCGGGACCTGGCTTCCTGCTTGTTCAGTTGCATCCATGAAGGGGGGCACGGGCTCTACGATCAAGGATTGGACCCTCGCCATTACGGCACCCCGCTCGGCGACACGATCTCGCTGGGCATCCATGAAAGCCAGTCCCGGCTGTGGGAGAATTGCGTCGGCCGGTCTCGCCCCTTCTGGCGAGGCTTCTATCCGCTGTTGCAACAGACGTTTCCCGAGCAATTGAGCAAGGTGCCGCTCGACCGCTTCTACGTCGCGATCAACAAGGTGCAGCCCTCGTTGATCCGGGTGGAGGCGGACGAGTTGACCTACAACCTGCATATCATGTTGCGGTTTGAAATCGAGCAGGACTTGATCGAAGGACGCCTTAAGCTTGAAGACCTATCGGAAGTCTGGCGCGAAAAAATGAAATCCTACCTCGATGTCGTCCCCGAAACCGATGCGGAGGGCGTGTTGCAGGACATCCATTGGTCGATGGGCGCGTTCGGCTATTTCCCCACCTACACGCTCGGCAATCTCTATTCAGTCCAATTCTTCAACCAGGCCAAGCAGGAGCTGCCGGGGTTGGAACAGGAGATCGAGGCGGGACGGCTCACGGGCCTCCGCCAGTGGCTCGGGCAAAAGATTCATCACTGGGGGCGCATGTTCACCGCCGATCATTTAGTTCAGCGGGTCACGGGCCGCTCCCTTACCCCGGACCCCTGGCTGACCTATGTGGAGCAGAAGTACGGCGAGTTATATCGACTGTAA
- a CDS encoding O-methyltransferase encodes MEDLVRSDIEAYAEQHSMEESAVCRKLREETERTMELARMLVGPLEAAFLKMMAKLVVARRVLEIGMFTGYSALSMAEVLPPDGEVITCEIDPEPIAVARRYFAKSAHGRKIKIREGPALETLREVRGPFDLIFIDADKQNYIQYYKLALELIAPSGVILIDNVLWSGDVLMQPPPDDRTKTIQDLNRLVAEDPRVSAVLLTIRDGVLVVKPEPGENSIK; translated from the coding sequence ATGGAAGATCTGGTGCGTTCCGACATCGAAGCCTATGCGGAACAACATTCCATGGAGGAGTCGGCGGTCTGTCGCAAGCTTCGGGAGGAAACCGAGCGGACGATGGAGCTGGCCAGGATGCTGGTCGGCCCGTTGGAGGCCGCGTTTCTCAAGATGATGGCCAAGCTGGTCGTCGCCAGGCGGGTGCTGGAGATCGGCATGTTCACCGGCTACAGCGCGCTCTCAATGGCGGAAGTGTTGCCGCCGGACGGCGAGGTCATCACCTGCGAGATCGACCCCGAACCGATCGCCGTGGCGCGGCGCTATTTTGCGAAGAGCGCGCACGGCAGGAAGATCAAGATCCGGGAGGGGCCGGCGCTGGAGACGTTGCGGGAGGTTCGCGGGCCGTTCGACCTGATCTTCATCGACGCCGACAAACAGAACTACATCCAGTACTACAAGCTGGCACTGGAGCTGATCGCGCCCTCCGGGGTAATCCTGATCGACAACGTGCTCTGGTCGGGGGATGTGCTCATGCAGCCTCCGCCGGACGACCGGACCAAAACCATCCAAGACCTGAACCGGCTGGTCGCAGAAGATCCACGCGTGAGCGCGGTGCTTCTGACGATTCGGGACGGCGTGCTGGTGGTCAAGCCGGAGCCGGGCGAGAATTCAATCAAATGA
- a CDS encoding DMT family transporter codes for MAIAYASLTLAAVVWGGSIVGQKYALASFSAVEVSVLRGLGALAILIPLWWLQEGRSIRLAGRDRRLLVLLGLAVLGNHLLTLFGLRYIGAAAAGVIIGASPAITALLSSLLIKDVPFRKVAAGSALSFAGVALVSGGGGENATGDNPWLGGTLVLLGLVSWALYTIGSGSVMDRLSPLTINWTTLLISIVLQIPLLWSDPKVMQEGWAAVSSGGWVALGYLIVFATALGQQAWLFGVQGVGPSRAGVFVNLIPVSALLLSALILGESVGPREALGIVLILTGVWLVGYQTKETSA; via the coding sequence GTGGCAATTGCCTATGCCTCGTTGACCCTGGCGGCGGTGGTCTGGGGCGGGTCGATCGTCGGACAGAAGTATGCCCTGGCCTCGTTTTCGGCGGTGGAGGTGTCGGTCTTGCGGGGCCTCGGCGCGCTCGCCATCCTGATCCCGCTCTGGTGGCTGCAAGAGGGCCGGTCGATCCGGCTCGCCGGCCGCGACCGTCGGTTGCTGGTGCTGTTGGGGTTGGCCGTTCTGGGCAATCACCTGTTGACCCTCTTCGGGCTGCGTTACATCGGCGCGGCGGCGGCGGGGGTGATCATCGGGGCCAGTCCGGCCATCACGGCCCTGTTGTCGTCGTTGCTAATCAAGGACGTGCCCTTTCGAAAGGTCGCCGCCGGCAGCGCCCTGTCCTTTGCCGGGGTGGCGCTCGTGTCGGGAGGAGGCGGGGAGAACGCCACAGGCGACAATCCCTGGCTGGGCGGCACGCTGGTGCTGCTGGGCTTAGTCAGTTGGGCGCTCTATACGATCGGGAGCGGATCGGTCATGGATCGTCTGTCGCCCTTGACCATTAACTGGACCACCCTGCTCATTTCGATCGTCCTGCAGATCCCGTTGTTGTGGTCCGACCCAAAAGTGATGCAGGAGGGTTGGGCCGCGGTCTCTTCTGGCGGATGGGTGGCGCTCGGCTACCTGATCGTCTTTGCCACGGCCTTGGGCCAGCAGGCCTGGCTGTTTGGGGTTCAGGGAGTCGGCCCCTCCCGAGCCGGGGTCTTTGTGAACCTGATCCCTGTTTCCGCTTTGTTGCTGTCCGCCCTGATCCTGGGGGAATCGGTTGGGCCGAGGGAAGCCCTGGGAATCGTCCTGATCCTGACCGGCGTGTGGCTTGTGGGCTATCAGACCAAGGAAACCTCCGCCTAG
- a CDS encoding nuclear transport factor 2 family protein: MIEQRIEEVARVNQAFYEAFESLDITQMDKIWLQQDYVTCIHPGWGLRSGWPAVRDSWVLIFNHTFDMKFELTDVEVQVAGDVAWVICTENLTTKQDETTVQTRILATNLFERVGDEWLMIHHHGSPVMGGG, encoded by the coding sequence ATGATCGAACAACGGATCGAAGAAGTGGCGCGCGTCAACCAGGCGTTTTACGAGGCCTTCGAGAGCCTCGATATCACGCAGATGGACAAGATCTGGCTCCAGCAGGACTATGTCACCTGTATCCACCCGGGCTGGGGACTCCGCTCCGGCTGGCCGGCGGTGCGGGATTCCTGGGTGCTGATTTTCAACCATACCTTCGACATGAAGTTCGAGCTGACCGATGTCGAGGTCCAGGTCGCCGGCGATGTGGCCTGGGTGATTTGCACGGAGAACCTGACCACCAAGCAGGATGAGACGACGGTGCAGACCCGCATCCTGGCGACGAATCTGTTTGAGCGAGTGGGGGATGAGTGGCTGATGATCCACCATCACGGCAGCCCGGTGATGGGGGGAGGGTGA